A DNA window from Allokutzneria albata contains the following coding sequences:
- the rplJ gene encoding 50S ribosomal protein L10 — MAKPGKVEAVAEIADRFRGSSAAVVTEYRGLSMAQLTELRRALGDGVAYTVAKNTLVKRAASEAGFDGLEDLLVGPTAIAFVKGEPVDAAKALRTFAKENKALVIKGGYMDGRPLSVDEVNQIADLDSREVLLAKLAGAMKGNLTKAAGLFAAPASQVARLAAALQDKRAAAGDAPAES; from the coding sequence ATGGCAAAGCCTGGAAAGGTTGAGGCCGTCGCCGAGATCGCGGACAGGTTCCGTGGCAGCTCGGCTGCGGTCGTCACCGAGTACCGAGGGCTTTCCATGGCGCAGCTCACCGAGCTGCGGCGCGCCCTCGGCGACGGCGTGGCGTACACCGTCGCGAAGAACACCCTGGTCAAGCGCGCCGCCTCGGAGGCGGGCTTCGACGGGCTCGAGGACCTTCTTGTCGGCCCCACCGCCATCGCCTTCGTCAAGGGTGAGCCGGTGGACGCCGCGAAGGCGCTTCGTACCTTCGCGAAGGAGAACAAGGCCCTCGTCATCAAGGGCGGCTACATGGATGGCCGTCCCTTGTCCGTCGACGAGGTCAACCAGATCGCGGACCTCGACTCCCGTGAGGTCCTGCTCGCCAAGCTGGCGGGCGCGATGAAGGGCAACCTCACCAAGGCCGCCGGGCTGTTCGCCGCCCCGGCCTCGCAGGTGGCCCGCCTGGCAGCCGCCCTGCAGGACAAGCGCGCCGCTGCCGGCGACGCCCCTGCCGAGAGCTGA